A genomic window from Spirochaetaceae bacterium includes:
- a CDS encoding substrate-binding domain-containing protein — EDIPTPNLHNLPENNLMFDLNFLMNINGSTATYPLSVNLIRFFRGILDDELMAASPALFDTDWDGGIIFWPLGQPRTMGESAIRRGFFHNGTASAYQLLISGQRGTGINPPPLIFAVQPDEASRRLAQQQNTELILTPIINDGFIFMVHTDNPVNNLTLEQLCAIYSGQITNWAQVGGRDEPIVAFQRNEGSGSQTAMNNMVMLGTPMMAAPSALVQGFMGSLLQHAFPFDGGLASIGYSYGFYVRNMAGRNDIKFLSINDIAPTDENISSGLYPLTTQYYVVTVAGRDNTEANRLIQFILSPTGQEILRRIGYIPVNE; from the coding sequence TGAGGACATTCCTACACCCAATTTACATAATTTGCCGGAAAATAATTTAATGTTTGATTTAAATTTTTTAATGAATATAAATGGCAGTACGGCTACTTACCCGTTATCGGTTAATTTAATCAGGTTTTTTAGAGGTATTTTAGATGACGAGTTAATGGCCGCTAGTCCCGCTCTTTTTGATACCGATTGGGATGGAGGCATAATTTTTTGGCCATTAGGCCAGCCCAGAACGATGGGAGAAAGTGCCATAAGGAGAGGTTTTTTCCATAACGGTACGGCTAGCGCTTACCAGCTTTTAATTAGCGGCCAGCGAGGTACCGGAATAAACCCTCCGCCCCTTATCTTTGCGGTACAGCCCGATGAAGCCAGCAGGCGGCTGGCTCAACAACAAAATACCGAGCTCATCTTAACACCTATCATTAACGATGGCTTTATCTTTATGGTGCATACCGATAACCCTGTAAACAATCTTACTTTAGAGCAACTGTGCGCTATTTACAGCGGGCAAATTACTAACTGGGCTCAAGTAGGCGGCCGTGATGAGCCTATTGTGGCCTTTCAGCGCAACGAAGGCAGCGGCAGCCAAACGGCTATGAACAATATGGTTATGCTTGGCACACCAATGATGGCTGCGCCATCGGCTTTAGTGCAAGGTTTTATGGGTAGCCTTTTGCAGCACGCTTTTCCTTTTGATGGCGGTTTGGCGAGTATCGGCTACAGTTATGGTTTTTATGTGCGTAATATGGCCGGGCGGAACGATATAAAGTTTTTAAGTATTAACGATATAGCCCCAACCGATGAAAATATTAGCAGCGGTTTGTATCCGCTAACTACGCAATATTACGTCGTAACGGTAGCGGGACGGGATAACACAGAGGCTAATAGGTTGATACAGTTTATCTTGAGCCCAACGGGCCAAGAGATTTTACGCAGGATTGGTTATATCCCGGTGAATGAATAA